From a region of the Calditrichota bacterium genome:
- a CDS encoding pectin esterase translates to MEYHKVSSLFVLLLATTLCCSPQAPRLVGEAASPRRFDAVVAVDGSGDFTSIQDAIMAAPHSATPADRWVIFVKPGTYRELVYVQRERGSIRLVGASPESTVITYDLHAKLVGFDGKPIGTFRTPTVVVDGDDFIAENITFENAAGPVAQAVALRVDGDRVVFRNCRFLGWQDTILLNRGRVYFSGCSIAGHVDFIFGGGTAFFDHCHIHCRGNGYITAASTPASQPFGFVFSHCTITGEPGVLTYLGRPWRAYASVVFLNTSMSEVVRQEGWHNWGKPECERTARFAEWQSSGPGAHPQHRVTWARQLTDAEAKAFSLENVLAGGDGWNPAAELSGEAR, encoded by the coding sequence ATGGAGTACCACAAGGTGAGCTCTCTCTTCGTTCTTCTGTTGGCAACAACGCTTTGCTGCTCTCCTCAGGCACCGCGCCTTGTGGGGGAGGCAGCGTCACCTCGTCGATTTGATGCGGTTGTGGCTGTAGATGGCAGTGGCGATTTCACGTCGATCCAAGACGCCATCATGGCGGCGCCGCACTCGGCCACGCCCGCGGATCGCTGGGTGATTTTTGTCAAACCCGGCACATACCGAGAGCTGGTGTACGTGCAGCGCGAACGAGGCAGCATCCGGCTGGTGGGTGCGTCTCCCGAATCAACGGTCATCACCTACGACTTGCACGCGAAGTTGGTTGGATTCGATGGCAAGCCAATTGGCACATTTCGGACCCCGACGGTGGTGGTGGATGGCGACGACTTTATTGCTGAGAACATCACTTTCGAGAATGCAGCCGGCCCGGTGGCTCAGGCCGTGGCGCTCCGCGTCGACGGGGATCGCGTCGTGTTCAGAAACTGCCGTTTCCTCGGCTGGCAGGACACCATCTTGCTCAACCGGGGCCGCGTCTACTTCAGCGGCTGCTCCATCGCCGGCCACGTCGACTTTATCTTTGGCGGGGGCACTGCCTTCTTCGACCACTGTCACATTCACTGTCGCGGCAACGGCTACATAACAGCGGCATCAACTCCGGCCAGTCAGCCTTTTGGCTTTGTCTTCTCGCACTGCACGATCACCGGCGAGCCTGGAGTGCTGACCTATCTGGGCCGACCATGGCGCGCATACGCATCGGTGGTCTTCCTGAACACGAGCATGTCCGAGGTGGTGAGGCAGGAAGGCTGGCACAACTGGGGCAAGCCAGAGTGCGAGAGAACGGCGCGCTTCGCCGAGTGGCAAAGCAGTGGCCCTGGCGCCCACCCACAGCACCGTGTGACATGGGCCCGTCAACTCACCGACGCGGAAGCCAAGGCTTTCTCTCTGGAAAATGTGCTGGCCGGAGGAGACGGCTGGAATCCTGCCGCTGAGCTCAGCGGAGAGGCACGTTGA
- a CDS encoding esterase family protein: MMKIHPRGAWQLLAAVLTCALLSLSMRVDAAQVDTVAIFSPAMAKAAQAVVVLPERYLTSQERFPVVYLLHGWSGSYRDWPTKADLKPLADRYEFILVCPDGGYASWYLDSPLRKDSQYETYIAKEVVDYVDAHYRTIADSTGRFLCGLSMGGHGAFTLLAKYPERFAGAGCLSGAMTLTPAARRAGLADVLGEYEQAPRLWEENSATFLCTRLAGRNKAIFLDCGIDDFLLDTNRQLHSRMIELKIPHDYTERPGAHTWAYWSNALEYHLLFFSKHLKRKSAP; the protein is encoded by the coding sequence ATGATGAAAATTCATCCCCGTGGTGCGTGGCAGCTTCTCGCTGCAGTTCTCACCTGTGCGCTCCTCAGCCTGAGCATGCGTGTCGACGCGGCACAGGTGGATACAGTGGCCATTTTCAGTCCTGCCATGGCGAAGGCAGCGCAAGCGGTGGTCGTTCTCCCGGAACGCTATCTCACGAGCCAGGAAAGGTTCCCTGTTGTCTACCTCCTGCATGGATGGAGCGGCTCCTATCGCGACTGGCCGACCAAGGCGGACCTCAAGCCCCTGGCGGACCGTTATGAGTTCATTCTCGTCTGCCCGGACGGAGGCTACGCCAGCTGGTATCTCGACAGCCCCTTGCGCAAGGACTCCCAATACGAGACCTACATTGCCAAGGAAGTCGTCGACTATGTAGACGCGCACTACCGGACGATCGCCGATTCCACGGGAAGGTTTCTCTGCGGCCTGAGCATGGGTGGCCATGGGGCCTTTACTCTCTTAGCAAAGTACCCTGAGCGCTTCGCAGGAGCCGGGTGCCTGAGCGGCGCCATGACCCTCACGCCTGCAGCCCGCCGAGCCGGCCTTGCCGACGTGTTGGGCGAATACGAGCAGGCGCCACGCTTGTGGGAGGAAAATTCCGCCACGTTCCTCTGCACGCGCCTGGCCGGACGAAACAAAGCCATCTTCCTGGACTGCGGCATAGACGATTTCTTGTTGGACACTAACCGCCAACTGCACAGCCGCATGATTGAGCTCAAAATCCCGCATGACTACACCGAGCGGCCAGGTGCCCACACTTGGGCGTATTGGAGCAACGCCCTTGAGTACCACCTGCTCTTCTTCAGCAAGCACCTGAAGAGAAAGAGCGCGCCATGA
- a CDS encoding hydrogenase iron-sulfur subunit, with protein AGHQVYLVEKEPSIGGIMAALDKIYPTMDCAIUILGPKMMDVGRHPKIELFTYSQVDEVTGFVGNFKVKIRKKARYVRTEDCNACGDCAKVCPVVVPDEYQQGFSSRKAIYLPFAQAVPSAYILDMAHCLGTNPIACGKCAKVCAKKCIDYDMQDEIVEREVGAIIVATGLDIYDPRPLDEFGYTRFENVITSMEFERLICAGGPTAGHFIRPTDRRLPKTVGFIQCVGSRSTKRGNRYCSNVCCMNTVKDTLLLKDHYPEVQCKVFYMDIRAFGKGFEEMFRRSKEEGVQYIRGIPGDIYEDPVTKNLVLLVENTMTGKIEEHELEMVVLAVGMQARAEQKDLQKLLTLSNTADGFLLESHPKLKPVDAPTQGVFYAGCVEAPKDIKDSVTQAGAAAARAGILLNAGQVTIEAITSMLDPARCTFCGLCSRVCPYHAIVPPDRKKGQYPVFIEAACAGCGACAAECPTDAIHMRHFRDEQILAQIQALLEDKPEEKILAFACNWCSYAGGDNAGTARLQYPPTARLIRTMCSGRVDEKFVWYGFKLGAPIVLVSGCHFADCHYINAVQWTQRRVERLWDKLEKKGIRPERLQLEWISAAEGQKFARVMRELEELRQKVTLEEIRQTMEILKDYDPLQKESAAAAASA; from the coding sequence ATGCCGGGCACCAAGTCTACCTGGTGGAGAAGGAGCCGTCCATCGGCGGCATTATGGCCGCCCTGGACAAGATCTACCCGACCATGGACTGCGCCATATGAATTCTCGGGCCGAAGATGATGGATGTCGGTCGACATCCCAAAATCGAGCTCTTCACTTACAGCCAGGTAGACGAAGTCACCGGATTCGTGGGTAACTTCAAGGTCAAGATCCGCAAGAAGGCCCGCTACGTGCGCACCGAGGATTGCAATGCCTGTGGCGACTGCGCCAAGGTCTGCCCGGTGGTGGTGCCGGACGAGTACCAACAGGGCTTCTCCTCGCGCAAGGCCATCTACTTGCCCTTTGCCCAGGCGGTACCCTCGGCCTACATCTTGGACATGGCCCACTGCTTAGGCACCAACCCCATTGCCTGTGGCAAGTGCGCCAAGGTGTGCGCCAAGAAGTGCATTGATTATGACATGCAGGACGAAATCGTGGAGCGGGAGGTAGGGGCCATCATCGTTGCCACTGGCCTGGACATCTACGACCCACGCCCCTTAGACGAGTTCGGCTACACCCGCTTTGAGAACGTGATTACCAGCATGGAATTCGAGCGCCTCATCTGTGCGGGCGGCCCCACCGCAGGGCATTTTATCCGTCCCACCGATCGCCGCCTGCCCAAGACGGTGGGGTTCATTCAGTGCGTCGGGTCCCGCTCCACTAAACGCGGCAACCGCTATTGCAGCAACGTCTGTTGCATGAACACGGTGAAGGACACGCTCCTGCTCAAGGACCACTACCCAGAGGTGCAGTGCAAGGTCTTCTACATGGACATCCGCGCCTTCGGCAAGGGCTTTGAGGAGATGTTCCGACGGAGCAAAGAGGAGGGGGTGCAGTACATCCGCGGCATACCCGGAGACATCTACGAAGACCCGGTCACCAAGAATCTGGTGCTTCTGGTGGAAAACACCATGACCGGCAAGATCGAGGAGCACGAGCTGGAGATGGTGGTCCTGGCCGTGGGGATGCAGGCGCGGGCGGAGCAGAAGGACCTGCAGAAGCTGCTTACTCTGTCCAATACCGCAGACGGCTTCCTGTTGGAGTCCCACCCCAAATTGAAGCCGGTGGATGCGCCCACGCAGGGCGTTTTCTATGCGGGGTGTGTGGAGGCCCCCAAGGACATCAAGGACAGTGTGACGCAGGCTGGGGCAGCGGCGGCCCGCGCCGGCATCCTGCTCAATGCTGGCCAAGTGACCATTGAGGCGATCACCTCCATGCTGGACCCGGCACGGTGCACCTTCTGCGGCCTGTGCAGTAGGGTGTGCCCCTATCATGCGATCGTTCCCCCAGACCGCAAGAAGGGCCAGTATCCAGTATTCATCGAAGCGGCATGCGCGGGGTGTGGCGCCTGTGCCGCGGAGTGTCCCACCGACGCCATTCATATGCGGCACTTTCGGGACGAGCAGATTTTGGCGCAGATCCAGGCTTTGCTGGAGGACAAGCCCGAAGAGAAGATTCTTGCCTTTGCCTGCAACTGGTGTTCGTATGCCGGCGGCGACAATGCGGGCACTGCCCGGCTCCAGTACCCGCCGACCGCACGGCTCATTCGCACCATGTGCAGCGGACGCGTCGATGAAAAGTTCGTCTGGTACGGCTTCAAGTTAGGCGCGCCCATCGTTCTGGTGTCCGGGTGTCACTTCGCCGACTGCCACTACATTAACGCCGTGCAGTGGACGCAGCGGCGGGTGGAGCGTCTTTGGGACAAGTTGGAAAAGAAGGGCATCCGTCCGGAGCGGCTGCAGTTGGAGTGGATCAGCGCCGCCGAGGGGCAGAAGTTTGCCCGCGTCATGCGCGAATTGGAGGAATTGCGCCAGAAGGTCACCTTGGAGGAGATCCGCCAGACCATGGAGATCCTCAAGGACTATGACCCGCTGCAGAAAGAGAGTGCGGCGGCGGCCGCATCCGCATAG
- a CDS encoding MFS transporter yields the protein MEPQKKSRLSGFPRTFWVSIVFEFFERGAYYGMMSFLSVYLTEQLHFAKESVGLIKGTIQPLLYFLPILSGAVADRFGYRRTLLVAFSLLGAGYFLTSQVTTYTAVFISLVVMGLGAGVFKPIISGTIARTTDESNSSLGFGIYYWSINLGAFLFPLILVPYLKNSFGPRTVILASALATGSMLIPTLLTYRDPARPKATTNLLTTLANAFEIVYSPFVLLFYLLRKKGAAAGVALAIGLATVLGGITLFVALGSFFLFFVGTLLVVSVAILAIRSRGLRSWLVPAGVAAVGVLFWLLPGLSLFTRIVVTVIYATVFSLLTIEYQDMARARANARFLLMILVYSGFWILYFQMFDSVLWYVNDYVDATPLNRVVNAALHAIGLHLNWFFDVEHVTVINAGTIIALQLIVSAIVRKTRALPTMVVGILFGTVGMAILAISPSIWVFIVGIIIFSIGEMTAHPKFFSYVGMTAPKDRVATYMGYIFLYGVIGSSVGAILGAHLYVHFVDTLHQPRTLWLLFSGIGVLTIVGLLAYDRFLVGKTDAENGQPGGHA from the coding sequence ATGGAACCGCAGAAAAAAAGTCGCCTCTCGGGTTTCCCGCGCACCTTCTGGGTATCGATCGTCTTCGAATTCTTCGAAAGAGGCGCCTATTACGGGATGATGAGCTTCCTCTCCGTCTACCTGACGGAACAGCTGCACTTTGCCAAAGAGAGCGTGGGACTCATCAAGGGAACAATACAGCCGCTGCTCTACTTCCTTCCCATTCTCAGTGGCGCAGTGGCCGACCGCTTCGGGTATAGGCGCACGCTGCTCGTCGCCTTCAGCCTCCTGGGAGCAGGCTACTTCCTGACAAGTCAGGTGACGACGTACACTGCGGTTTTCATTTCCCTCGTGGTCATGGGCTTGGGCGCTGGCGTTTTCAAGCCGATCATCTCCGGAACCATTGCCCGAACAACAGACGAAAGTAACAGCTCCCTGGGCTTTGGCATCTACTACTGGTCGATTAACCTCGGGGCGTTTCTCTTTCCCCTCATCCTGGTCCCGTACCTCAAGAACAGCTTCGGTCCTCGCACGGTCATCTTGGCCTCGGCGCTGGCCACCGGCTCCATGCTCATCCCCACGCTCTTGACCTACCGCGACCCTGCGCGACCCAAGGCAACCACCAATCTCCTCACCACCCTGGCCAACGCGTTCGAGATCGTCTACAGCCCGTTCGTGCTCTTGTTCTACCTGCTGCGGAAGAAAGGTGCTGCCGCCGGCGTGGCACTGGCCATCGGGTTGGCCACAGTCCTTGGGGGGATAACCCTGTTCGTCGCCTTGGGGAGTTTCTTCCTCTTCTTTGTAGGGACACTCTTGGTGGTCAGCGTGGCCATCCTGGCCATACGGTCGCGAGGCCTCCGCTCCTGGTTGGTTCCAGCGGGCGTTGCGGCTGTTGGCGTGCTTTTCTGGCTCCTCCCTGGACTGTCGCTGTTCACCAGGATCGTGGTGACCGTTATTTACGCCACGGTTTTCTCGCTGCTCACTATCGAGTACCAGGACATGGCACGAGCCAGAGCCAACGCCCGATTCTTGCTGATGATCCTGGTCTATTCGGGATTCTGGATCCTCTACTTCCAGATGTTTGATTCGGTGCTCTGGTACGTGAATGACTACGTGGACGCAACGCCACTGAACAGGGTCGTCAACGCCGCGCTGCACGCTATCGGCCTGCACCTCAACTGGTTCTTTGACGTGGAACATGTGACGGTCATCAATGCGGGCACCATTATCGCGCTGCAACTCATCGTCTCGGCCATCGTCAGGAAGACCCGCGCGCTGCCCACGATGGTGGTCGGCATACTCTTCGGCACTGTTGGAATGGCCATCCTCGCGATTTCGCCGAGCATTTGGGTCTTTATCGTGGGCATCATCATCTTCTCCATTGGCGAAATGACCGCCCACCCCAAGTTCTTCTCGTACGTGGGCATGACTGCTCCAAAAGACCGCGTGGCCACCTACATGGGCTACATCTTCCTCTACGGGGTGATTGGCAGTAGCGTGGGCGCGATTCTGGGGGCGCATCTCTACGTGCATTTCGTCGACACCTTGCATCAGCCGCGCACCCTGTGGCTCCTGTTCAGCGGCATTGGCGTGCTGACGATAGTGGGACTGTTGGCTTACGACCGGTTTCTCGTGGGCAAGACGGACGCCGAAAATGGTCAACCCGGCGGCCACGCATAA